CAGAATTTTTTCATAGAGAAATGGTGCTTTTTTACTTAAAAAATATTCTCCTTTTATATGCGGTACTTTCCTCTTCTTCCAATCTGTAAATTGATTTACGGAATCTAATGTTTCTAACTTACCTTTTCCTATAACATCAAACCAATACAATTCATAAGAAGTATCTTTTAAATTTTCTATCCAACGAATAGCATGAATAGACGACATAGAAATTAAAAGTATTTTCATTCTTAATTCATTGGTTTTATAATTGTTCCGGAAAGACCTACAATCATCGTAGATTTATTAAAATTTGATGCTGCCTTGTCTTTTTTGTATAAAAAATTAATGATAGGTTTTGCAATAAATCTCATCAATTTCTTTTTTCTTCCCCATAAATACATATTTACCCATAAGCCAAGCATTTGTGCCAAAGCAGCATTATAACCTCCCATTGGATTTATTTTTATGGATGTAAAACCAACTCGTTTAAAAATCATTTCTAAGGCAAAAGGAGTATATCTGTAATAATCATGAGGAACTTCATGCAAAGACATTAAAAATGGCACTGTAAAAAAGAACATTCCACCAGGTTTAAGAACTCTTTTAACTTCCGTTAAATATTGATCCGGATTTGGCACATGCTCCAAAACTTCGGTAGAAAATACGACATCAAAACTTGCATCTTCAAAAGGCATAACTTTACCATCCCAAAAAAAATCAGGTCTAACTCCTTCATAATCCAAGCTTGATTCAATATCCAAACCTACATAGTTCTTTACTTTTTGGTTAGAAAGAATAATTTCTTTGTATGGCATAGAACCACAACCAGAATCTAAAACTTCTCCTTCGAATATTGGAAATACGTTTGACACTGCTTTTAAGATTTCACTTCGAACAATATAACTTTCAAGATTGTCTTTTGAAAGTTTAATATTTGTAAATGAGTTAGACATAGAGTAGATTATTTTTGAACAATTATAAAAGTTTGTAACCTTTTTTAAAAAGACTGTAGATAGTAAATCCTACTGTTGTTTTTACTATTTCTAAATATTGAAAAAGCTGAAATTCTAAAATTAAAAGACTTTTCAAATAAGAAAATTTATATTTATTATTCTCGACCAAAGCAGCTCTAAGTACAATTTTATGCCGATTCTTTAAATATGTTTTTAAAACTCTTGAATCTGCTTTCTTGTTCTCTTCAATCAGTAATAAATGTTTCCTGATGGCTTTAAATTCGGATTGTATTTCTTTGAAATTAAGTTTAGCTATTTCATGAGATAAAGAATCTTCATGTACACGATATTCAATTAGTGGCTGATCTATATAAATTATTGAAGGTTCCTGATATAACATTCGAAGATTAAAATCCCAATCATCCATATTTGTGATCATTTCGTCAAATAAATATGTTTGCTTTTGTAAAAAACTCTTTTTCCATGTTGGGGTAAAAGTATAGAATGATATTTTACCCACTAAATAATCTTCAATTGTATTTTCAGAAAAGAAAACGTGTGTTTTTTCTATCTTCTTTTTATTAAAATCTATAAATTCTAATGATGAAACGATTAAGTCAGGTAATTTTGAAAAAAAATTACTTGAAACTTCAAAAGCATCCAAGACCAACAGATCATCACTATCAAACCACTTAACATATTCACCTTTACTCAGTTCAAAACCATAGTTTCGACATGCATTTGGGCCTTTTGGTCTTTCTTGGGGTCTCTTATGATATTGAAATCTATTATCT
This genomic window from Flavobacterium sp. 9 contains:
- a CDS encoding class I SAM-dependent methyltransferase, translated to MSNSFTNIKLSKDNLESYIVRSEILKAVSNVFPIFEGEVLDSGCGSMPYKEIILSNQKVKNYVGLDIESSLDYEGVRPDFFWDGKVMPFEDASFDVVFSTEVLEHVPNPDQYLTEVKRVLKPGGMFFFTVPFLMSLHEVPHDYYRYTPFALEMIFKRVGFTSIKINPMGGYNAALAQMLGLWVNMYLWGRKKKLMRFIAKPIINFLYKKDKAASNFNKSTMIVGLSGTIIKPMN
- a CDS encoding glycosyltransferase; protein product: MSELISIIIPTYNRAHLISETLDSILMQTYKNWECIVVDDGSTDNTADILAEYIERDNRFQYHKRPQERPKGPNACRNYGFELSKGEYVKWFDSDDLLVLDAFEVSSNFFSKLPDLIVSSLEFIDFNKKKIEKTHVFFSENTIEDYLVGKISFYTFTPTWKKSFLQKQTYLFDEMITNMDDWDFNLRMLYQEPSIIYIDQPLIEYRVHEDSLSHEIAKLNFKEIQSEFKAIRKHLLLIEENKKADSRVLKTYLKNRHKIVLRAALVENNKYKFSYLKSLLILEFQLFQYLEIVKTTVGFTIYSLFKKGYKLL